The following proteins are co-located in the Apium graveolens cultivar Ventura chromosome 5, ASM990537v1, whole genome shotgun sequence genome:
- the LOC141724484 gene encoding uncharacterized protein LOC141724484: MILCKDVDDKDVDDHVQGVEIFGIICAKSNLLFSPKECYENHMFNVIEEEHVWVRLGTEIPLFKNLVALPAYSDLEISVNMLGSEDDAFIVQGTACFQPTNSFVEWKDIRGLNGFYVEVKVTYCEPSFLNQPFDHVDRVPLLCCVPRFPQIYASQILEVFSLFIARPNCKEVNLYGTVKIIDSEGCCTIFSCSRNEAYFLSRDCNFLPMQGPNRVVTPVDPFSIRIDLSDVDGHVKIKGLVSADYNMEELRKPWFDRRLCSVVGGVNKNSFAAVYYTSFSSAVQANLTVRHECKRRSSGCVKIYGDVIALYPKLASTNYYKKFFQIKLFTRNEVNPLEGEENFELSRTFLAVPIDFILQMKVDLYFQTSEGTYSVKKIKSLQIGEPCIAIERDDVNIFIDVMWKGLPYVSHECL; the protein is encoded by the exons ATGATTCTGTGTAAAGATGTGGATGATAAAGATGTGGATGATCATGTACAAGGGGTTGAGATTTTTGGTATAATCTGTGCCAAGTCTAACCTATTGTTTTCACCCAAAGAGTGCTATGAAAACCATATGTTCAATGTGATAGAAGAGGAGCATGTGTGGGTTCGATTGGGGACTGAGATTCCCTTGTTTAAAAACCTTGTTGCCCTGCCGGCATATTCAGACCTTGAAATCTCAGTTAACATGCTGGGCTCTGAAGATGATGCATTCATTGTTCAGGGTACTGCGTGTTTTCAGCCTACTAACTCTTTTGTTGAATGGAAAGACATTCGAGGTCTAAATGGATTCTATGTGGAGGTAAAAGTTACATACTGCGAACCATCTTTCCTAAACCAGCCTTTTGATCACGTGGACAGAGTACCTCTTCTTTGTTGTGTG CCTCGGTTTCCTCAGATTTATGCATCTCAGATTCTAGAGGTATTCTCGTTGTTTATTGCCCGCCCAAATTGTAAGGAGGTAAATTTGTATGGAACTGTTAAAATTATCGACTCAGAGGGCTGTTGCACCATCTTCAGTTGTAGTAGGAATGAGGCATACTTCTTGTCTCGTGATTGCAACTTCTTACCTATGCAAGGGCCTAATCGAGTTGTTACACCAGTTGATCCGTTTTCCATTCGAATTGATCTCAGCGACGTTGATGGGCATGTTAAGATCAAAGGATTGGTTTCAGCAGATTATAATATGGAAGAACTTCGAAAGCCTTGGTTTGATAGGCGACTTTGTTCGGTTGTTGGGGGTGTCAACAAGAATAGTTTTGCTGCTGTTTACTATACCTCGTTCTCGTCTGCTGTTCAGGCAAATCTTACAGTCCGTCACGAATGTAAGCGTAGATCTTCAGGTTGTGTTAAGATTTATGGGGATGTTATTGCCTTATATCCCAAGCTGGCCTCTACAAATTACTATAAGAAGTTCTTTCAAATAAAACTCTTCACAAGGAATGAGGTAAACCCATTAGAAGGAGAGGAGAACTTTGAACTTTCAAGAACTTTCTTAGCGGTGCCAATTGATTTTATTTTGCAAATGAAAGTAGACCTGTATTTCCAAACTAGTGAAGGTACTTATAGTGTCAAGAAAATCAAGAGTTTGCAGATTGGAGAACCTTGTATAGCCATTGAGAgagatgatgttaacattttcATAGATGTCATGTGGAAAGGTCTTCCATATGTCTCACATGAATGTTTATAA